A single region of the Salvia miltiorrhiza cultivar Shanhuang (shh) chromosome 8, IMPLAD_Smil_shh, whole genome shotgun sequence genome encodes:
- the LOC131000984 gene encoding transcription factor RADIALIS-like, translating to MIPNLKNKVLSRKMASSSMKWSAKENKDFEKALAEFVEDTPERWANVARAVGSRTPEEVKAHYEILLEDLKHIESGRVPFPNYRNTPTQDEKLKLR from the exons ATGATCCCTAATCTTAAAAACAAAGTGTTGAGTAGAAAAATGGCATCCAGCTCCATGAAGTGGAGTGCTAAGGAGAATAAGGATTTCGAGAAGGCGTTGGCGGAGTTTGTGGAGGACACGCCGGAGCGGTGGGCCAACGTGGCGAGGGCGGTGGGCAGCCGCACGCCGGAGGAGGTGAAGGCCCACTATGAGATCCTCCTCGAGGATCTCAAACATATTGAGAGCGGTAGAGTGCCCTTTCCCAACTACAGGAATACCCCAACCCAG GACGAAAAGCTGAAACTGCGTTGA
- the LOC131000985 gene encoding glycine-rich RNA-binding protein-like: MASADVEYRCFVGGLAWATTDQSLGQAFSQFGEVIESKIVNDRETGRSRGFGFVTFKDEQSMRDAIEGMNGQELDGRNITVNEAQSRGSGGGGGGGFRGPRREGGGGYGGSGGGGGGYGRREGGGGYGGGGGGGYGRREGGYGGGRGGGYGGDRSYGGASEGDWRS, from the exons ATGGCGTCTGCCGACGTTGAGTATAGGTGTTTCGTTGGTGGTTTGGCATGGGCCACCACCGATCAGTCGCTCGGTCAGGCCTTCTCTCAATTTGGCGAGGTCATCGAATCGAAG ATTGTCAACGATCGCGAGACCGGTAGATCGAGAGGATTCGGTTTCGTGACATTCAAGGATGAGCAGTCCATGAGGGACGCGATCGAGGGGATGAACGGACAGGAATTGGACGGCCGTAATATCACCGTCAACGAGGCTCAGTCTCGCGGAAgcggcggtggaggcggcggaggtTTCCGTGGCCCACGCCGCGAGGGTGGCGGAGGCTATGGCggaagcggtggtggtggtggtggttacGGGCGCCGGGAGGGTGGCGGTGGCTAtggaggcggcggtggcggcgggtATGGCCGTCGTGAGGGCGGTTACGGTGGCGGTCGTGGAGGTGGTTATGGAGGTGACCGTAGCTACGGTGGTGCTTCTGAGGGAGACTGGAGGAGTTAG